Proteins from one Triticum urartu cultivar G1812 unplaced genomic scaffold, Tu2.1 TuUngrouped_contig_4979, whole genome shotgun sequence genomic window:
- the LOC125528596 gene encoding ethylene-responsive transcription factor ERF109-like — DAARAYDRAAVEFRGPRAKLNFSFPEQHLRDDSGNAAAKSDACSPSPSPRSAEEEETGDLLWDGLVDLMKLDESDLCLLLPVDNTLDKFHAPGQRRSGSGVPLCY, encoded by the coding sequence GACGCCGCCAGGGCCTACGACCGCGCCGCCGTCGAGTTCCGCGGCCCGCGCGCCAAGCTAAACTTCTCCTTCCCCGAGCAGCATCTCCGCGACGACAGCGGCAATGCCGCGGCCAAGTCAGACGCGTGCTCTCCGTCGCCTTCGCCCCGCAGCGCGGAGGAGGAGGAAACAGGGGACCTGCTCTGGGACGGCCTGGTGGACTTGATGAAGCTGGACGAGAGCGACCTCTGCTTACTGCTCCCGGTCGACAACACTTTGGATAAATTTCACGCACCGGGACAGAGACGATCGGGATCAGGGGTACCCCTCTGCTACTAG